One window of the uncultured Treponema sp. genome contains the following:
- the dnaK gene encoding molecular chaperone DnaK, with amino-acid sequence MGKIIGIDLGTTNSCVAVMENGEPVVIQNSEGGRTTPSIVGFTAKGDRIVGLPAKNQMVTNPKNTIYSIKRFIGHRYNELSGEAKLVPYTVKDHGEDVRVEVEENGAKKEYSPQEISAFILQKMKKTAEDYLGETVTEAVITVPAYFNDAQRQATKDAGKIAGLDVKRIINEPTAASLAFGFNKDQKQEKTIAVYDLGGGTFDISILELGDGVFEVKSTNGNTHLGGDDWDRCVVNWLIEQFKADTGIDLSKDSMALQRLREAAENAKISLSNQTTTEINLPFITADATGPKHLQKTLTRAQFEQMTDHLFEATREPCMKAMKDAEITPDKIDEVLLVGGSSRMPKVQEIVKSIFGKEGSRAVNPDEAVAIGAAIQGGVLAGDVKDVLLLDVTPLSLGIETMGGVFTRLINRNTTIPTKKSQVFSTAADNQTAVSIHVLQGEREMAAQNRTLGNFDLTGIPAAPRGVPQIEVTFDIDANGIVHVSAKDMGTGKEQHIQITSSSGLSEEEINRMVKDAEANADADKKKREAIDAKNEADSLVYATEKSLKDIGDKISADEKSKIEAAMNELKEALKGDNIDDIKAKAENLKQASYKMAEELYKSQAAQQQQGAAGAQNASNPNPDEGKDGNASGFKGANNADDVEYEVKN; translated from the coding sequence ATGGGTAAGATTATTGGAATTGACTTGGGAACAACAAATTCTTGCGTCGCTGTAATGGAAAACGGCGAGCCTGTTGTAATCCAGAACTCAGAAGGCGGACGCACAACACCTTCAATCGTTGGTTTTACTGCAAAAGGAGACCGCATTGTTGGTCTTCCTGCAAAAAACCAGATGGTTACAAATCCAAAAAACACAATTTATTCTATTAAACGTTTTATCGGACACCGCTACAATGAGCTTTCAGGTGAAGCAAAGCTTGTTCCATACACTGTAAAAGACCACGGTGAAGATGTCCGTGTTGAAGTTGAAGAAAACGGAGCAAAGAAGGAATACAGCCCGCAGGAAATTTCAGCGTTTATTCTTCAGAAAATGAAGAAGACTGCGGAAGATTATCTTGGCGAAACAGTTACAGAAGCTGTAATTACAGTTCCGGCTTACTTTAACGATGCCCAGCGTCAGGCTACAAAAGATGCTGGTAAAATCGCAGGTCTTGATGTAAAGCGCATTATCAACGAGCCTACAGCCGCATCTTTGGCATTCGGATTCAACAAGGATCAGAAGCAGGAAAAAACAATCGCTGTATACGATCTTGGCGGCGGTACATTTGATATTTCAATTCTTGAACTTGGCGACGGCGTTTTCGAAGTAAAATCTACAAACGGAAACACTCACCTTGGCGGAGACGACTGGGACCGCTGTGTTGTAAACTGGCTTATTGAGCAGTTCAAGGCTGATACTGGAATCGATCTTTCAAAAGACAGCATGGCTTTGCAGAGACTTCGTGAAGCTGCTGAAAATGCAAAGATTTCTCTTTCAAACCAGACAACAACAGAAATCAACTTGCCGTTTATTACAGCTGATGCCACAGGTCCAAAGCACTTGCAGAAAACTTTGACACGCGCCCAGTTCGAGCAGATGACAGACCATTTGTTTGAAGCTACACGCGAGCCTTGTATGAAGGCAATGAAAGATGCTGAAATCACACCAGATAAGATTGACGAAGTTCTTCTTGTCGGCGGTTCAAGCCGTATGCCAAAAGTTCAGGAAATTGTAAAGTCAATTTTCGGAAAAGAAGGAAGCCGTGCTGTTAACCCGGATGAAGCAGTTGCGATTGGTGCTGCAATTCAGGGCGGTGTTCTTGCAGGAGATGTAAAAGATGTTCTTTTGCTTGATGTTACACCGCTTTCTTTGGGAATTGAAACAATGGGCGGAGTATTTACACGCCTTATCAACCGCAACACAACAATTCCTACAAAGAAGAGCCAGGTTTTCTCTACTGCGGCGGACAATCAGACTGCTGTAAGCATCCATGTTCTTCAGGGTGAGCGCGAAATGGCAGCCCAGAACAGAACTTTGGGCAACTTTGACCTTACTGGAATCCCTGCGGCGCCTCGTGGAGTTCCTCAGATTGAAGTTACATTCGATATTGATGCGAACGGAATTGTCCATGTAAGCGCAAAAGATATGGGAACTGGCAAAGAGCAGCATATTCAGATTACTTCTTCAAGCGGACTTTCTGAAGAGGAAATCAACCGCATGGTAAAAGATGCCGAGGCAAATGCTGATGCTGATAAAAAGAAGAGAGAGGCAATCGATGCAAAGAACGAAGCTGACAGCCTTGTTTATGCAACTGAAAAATCTCTCAAGGATATAGGCGACAAGATTTCCGCTGACGAAAAGTCAAAGATTGAAGCTGCCATGAACGAGCTTAAAGAAGCTCTTAAGGGCGACAATATTGATGACATCAAGGCTAAGGCTGAAAACTTGAAGCAGGCTTCTTACAAGATGGCAGAAGAGCTTTACAAGTCTCAGGCTGCACAGCAACAGCAGGGCGCGGCAGGAGCACAGAACGCTTCAAATCCAAATCCTGATGAAGGAAAAGACGGAAATGCTTCTGGCTTCAAGGGCGCAAACAACGCTGATGATGTTGAGTACGAAGTAAAAAACTAA
- a CDS encoding nucleotide exchange factor GrpE — translation MSKEKHHHHEEHKHEEHENVQNAVAQENEKNENAEVQEEKTLSAEEKIAELEKQIDGLKKENADLKDQVLRRAADFDNYRKRAIQEKQEAFDFANTNLLKDLLESLDNFDRTVEAAATATDPKSIADGVTMINKSLISMLENKYNLVSYGVAGDAFDPDIHEAIGSSQDPVASPVLKVVYLKGYKLKDRVIRHAKVMVSMPDGTVNPPSEEKKETEEQK, via the coding sequence ATGAGCAAAGAAAAACATCATCACCACGAGGAACACAAGCACGAAGAGCATGAAAATGTTCAGAATGCCGTAGCTCAGGAAAATGAAAAAAATGAAAATGCGGAAGTTCAGGAAGAAAAAACTCTTTCCGCGGAAGAAAAAATTGCAGAGCTTGAAAAGCAGATTGACGGGCTGAAAAAAGAAAACGCTGACTTAAAAGATCAGGTTTTGCGCCGCGCTGCTGATTTTGACAACTACAGAAAAAGAGCGATTCAGGAAAAACAGGAAGCCTTTGATTTTGCAAACACAAATTTGCTGAAGGATCTTCTTGAAAGCCTTGATAACTTTGACCGCACTGTTGAAGCCGCGGCTACTGCCACAGATCCAAAGTCTATTGCGGATGGCGTTACAATGATAAACAAAAGCCTCATCAGTATGCTTGAGAACAAATACAATCTTGTTTCTTACGGCGTTGCAGGCGATGCGTTTGATCCTGATATTCATGAAGCCATTGGCTCTTCTCAAGACCCGGTTGCTTCTCCTGTGCTGAAAGTAGTTTATCTAAAAGGCTACAAACTTAAGGACAGAGTTATTCGCCATGCAAAAGTAATGGTGAGCATGCCGGACGGAACTGTAAATCCGCCGTCAGAAGAAAAGAAAGAAACTGAAGAACAGAAATAA
- a CDS encoding citrate/2-methylcitrate synthase, whose translation MNENSQNSNFIDKLSKLTVDNDPIDPALYEKYNVKRGLRYADGRGVLVGLTKIGDVVGYYIDDDGNKVAIPGKLIYRGYNVEDIVKDAELHHQFGFEQCVYLLLFGQLPTQSQLDEFSSFLGSLRSLPEYFTEDMIMKAPSSDIMNKIARGVLASYSYDPDPENRDVANILRQCIELISRFSTLAAYGYQAKRRYYDGKSMYIHNPLPELSTSENFLRLTRNDKSYTHLEAEILDLALILHAEHGGGNNSSLTIHVVSSADTDTYSAVAAAVGSLKGRRHGGANIRVIEMMDNIKENVKDWSNEKEIEDYLYKIGKKEAFDRTGLIYGQGHAVYTISDPRAILLRNKAAELAKEKGCEEEFNLYTSIERLAPEVLYELHGQKKRICTNVDFYSGFVYSMLGIPRELYTPLFAIARIAGWSAHRIEEIVAGKRIYRPAYKNVAEERDYVPMDERK comes from the coding sequence ATGAACGAAAACAGTCAGAATTCAAATTTTATCGACAAACTTTCAAAACTTACTGTGGACAACGATCCCATAGATCCAGCCCTTTATGAAAAATACAATGTCAAGCGCGGTCTTAGATATGCGGACGGACGCGGAGTTTTGGTCGGACTTACAAAAATCGGAGATGTTGTAGGCTATTACATCGATGATGACGGAAACAAAGTCGCCATTCCTGGAAAATTGATTTACCGCGGATATAATGTTGAGGATATTGTAAAAGACGCGGAACTTCATCATCAGTTTGGATTTGAGCAGTGCGTTTATCTTCTTTTGTTCGGGCAGCTTCCAACTCAGTCGCAGCTGGATGAGTTTTCAAGTTTCTTGGGAAGCTTAAGATCTCTTCCTGAATATTTTACAGAAGACATGATAATGAAAGCGCCTTCAAGTGATATTATGAATAAAATTGCGCGCGGAGTTCTTGCTTCTTATTCTTATGACCCGGATCCAGAAAACCGCGATGTTGCAAATATTCTTCGCCAGTGCATTGAACTTATTTCCCGCTTTTCAACATTGGCGGCTTATGGCTATCAGGCAAAACGCCGTTATTATGACGGAAAAAGCATGTACATTCATAATCCGCTTCCAGAGCTTAGCACTTCGGAAAATTTCCTGCGCCTTACAAGAAACGACAAAAGCTATACTCATCTTGAAGCTGAAATCCTTGACCTTGCGCTTATTCTTCATGCCGAGCACGGTGGAGGAAACAACTCTTCTCTTACAATTCACGTAGTTTCTTCCGCGGACACAGATACTTATTCCGCTGTTGCCGCCGCAGTTGGCTCTTTAAAAGGCCGTCGCCATGGTGGAGCAAATATCCGCGTTATAGAAATGATGGACAATATCAAGGAAAACGTAAAAGACTGGAGCAACGAAAAAGAGATAGAAGATTATCTTTATAAAATCGGAAAAAAAGAAGCTTTCGACCGCACAGGACTTATCTACGGACAGGGACATGCCGTTTATACAATCAGCGACCCACGCGCAATTCTTTTAAGAAACAAGGCTGCGGAACTTGCAAAAGAAAAAGGCTGCGAGGAAGAATTTAATCTTTACACTTCAATAGAACGTCTTGCTCCGGAAGTTCTTTATGAGCTTCACGGACAGAAAAAACGAATCTGCACAAATGTTGACTTTTATTCAGGCTTTGTTTATTCGATGCTTGGAATTCCGCGCGAGCTTTACACTCCGTTGTTTGCCATTGCAAGAATTGCCGGCTGGAGCGCGCATAGAATTGAAGAGATTGTCGCAGGAAAACGCATTTACCGTCCGGCATACAAAAATGTCGCGGAAGAGCGTGATTACGTTCCAATGGACGAGCGCAAATAA
- the argS gene encoding arginine--tRNA ligase: MLSQKDLFKSAVLNAVNQFKIENKIDCPEIDEKLVRVENPPRPEMGDLGSPMFPFAKMFRMAPPAIAAAVAQSLKKSAETDKELASLGEFDAAGPYVNVKLNKAASAAGILASIVSQGENYGSFDSAGKKPLEGQRIMVEFSSPNTNKPLHLGHLRNDALGESVSRILKKAGAEVFKVDLINNRGIHICKSMLAYKLFHEAKNETPESLGMKGDHFVGQCYVEFDKYSKEHPEAVQQAEEMLVKWEQDDKEIRELWQKMNGWTLDGLKETYKRTGIAFDKFYFESDTYLKGKDEILKGLEKGVFFKAPDGSVRIDVTDVVGKGKDEDSHEKVLLRKDGTSVYITQDIGTAISRHNDWPFNQLVYVVASEQNYHFKILFHILKKLGFSWTEKLFHLSYGLVNLPSGRMKSREGTVVDADDLIDNLHAQALKAIEERGRDNSVGSPDDVAEKIALAALDYYLLNVAPVKDMLFNPEESLSFNGNTGPYLQYMGARIASILRKAKEQGLEPSVSAEDFSLLTAESEWALIKDLERFPSVVQKSAETLDPSGMASYLYDVSKSFSAFYRDCPIVGTASENERLAKARLALAQCTLTVLKSGMELVLVPYLERM, translated from the coding sequence ATGTTAAGTCAAAAAGATTTGTTTAAATCCGCTGTGTTGAATGCTGTGAATCAGTTTAAAATTGAAAATAAAATAGATTGCCCTGAAATTGACGAAAAACTTGTGCGTGTGGAAAATCCGCCGCGCCCTGAAATGGGAGATTTGGGAAGCCCGATGTTTCCTTTTGCAAAAATGTTCAGAATGGCTCCTCCTGCAATTGCCGCCGCCGTTGCCCAGTCGCTTAAAAAATCCGCGGAAACTGATAAGGAGCTTGCTTCTCTTGGCGAATTTGACGCTGCTGGTCCTTATGTGAATGTAAAGCTCAACAAGGCTGCTTCTGCCGCAGGAATTTTGGCTTCGATTGTTTCTCAGGGAGAAAATTACGGCTCTTTTGATTCCGCAGGAAAAAAGCCTCTTGAAGGTCAGCGGATTATGGTTGAATTTTCTTCGCCGAACACAAACAAGCCGCTTCATCTTGGACATCTTCGCAATGACGCTCTTGGTGAAAGCGTGAGCCGGATTCTAAAGAAAGCTGGCGCAGAAGTTTTTAAAGTTGACCTTATTAATAACCGCGGAATCCACATCTGTAAATCAATGCTGGCGTACAAGCTTTTCCACGAGGCAAAAAACGAAACTCCTGAATCTCTTGGAATGAAAGGAGATCATTTTGTTGGCCAGTGCTATGTTGAGTTTGATAAGTATTCCAAGGAGCACCCGGAAGCCGTTCAGCAGGCGGAAGAAATGCTTGTAAAATGGGAACAGGACGACAAAGAAATCCGCGAGCTTTGGCAGAAAATGAACGGCTGGACTTTGGACGGACTAAAGGAAACTTACAAAAGAACTGGAATTGCCTTTGACAAATTCTACTTTGAAAGCGACACTTATTTAAAAGGCAAGGACGAAATCTTAAAGGGACTTGAAAAAGGCGTGTTCTTTAAAGCTCCAGACGGTTCTGTAAGAATCGATGTTACCGATGTTGTTGGAAAAGGCAAAGATGAAGACAGTCACGAAAAAGTTCTTTTAAGAAAAGACGGAACTTCTGTTTATATAACGCAAGACATTGGAACTGCAATCAGCCGCCACAATGACTGGCCTTTTAATCAGCTTGTTTACGTTGTTGCAAGCGAGCAGAACTATCACTTTAAAATTCTTTTCCATATTTTGAAAAAACTTGGATTCAGCTGGACTGAAAAACTGTTCCATTTGAGCTATGGACTTGTAAACCTTCCGAGCGGAAGAATGAAAAGCCGTGAGGGAACTGTTGTTGATGCCGATGACTTGATTGACAATCTTCATGCGCAGGCTTTAAAGGCAATTGAAGAGCGCGGCAGAGACAATTCAGTTGGAAGTCCTGATGATGTCGCTGAAAAAATTGCGCTGGCTGCCTTGGATTATTACCTTTTGAATGTTGCTCCGGTAAAAGATATGCTTTTCAACCCGGAAGAATCGCTTAGCTTCAACGGAAACACAGGACCTTATCTTCAGTACATGGGAGCGCGCATTGCTTCAATTTTACGCAAGGCAAAAGAGCAGGGACTTGAGCCTTCAGTTTCGGCGGAAGATTTTTCACTTTTAACTGCGGAAAGCGAATGGGCTTTGATAAAGGACTTGGAAAGATTCCCTTCCGTTGTTCAAAAATCTGCGGAAACTTTAGATCCAAGCGGAATGGCTTCTTACCTTTACGATGTAAGCAAAAGTTTCAGCGCGTTTTACCGGGACTGCCCGATTGTCGGAACTGCTTCTGAAAATGAACGCCTTGCAAAAGCCCGCCTTGCTCTTGCGCAATGCACTTTGACCGTTTTAAAAAGCGGAATGGAACTTGTTCTTGTTCCTTACTTGGAAAGAATGTAA
- a CDS encoding MraY family glycosyltransferase, which produces MIFYFSLLTFVLSLLLTWFIIKICKRYEIYDEIDPRKIHSGNIPRLGGVAVFVSFFVCAGIFVCLFQKGAFNFAWQAFLGLLLIFAFGFIDDLVDLHARFKFLVQIAAALLVALSPVGINKIFFVNLNPVLGKIFTFFWILVCVNAFNLIDGIDWLCSGISFLSIITLGVLSLIFRTDSFSLYFILAGAIAGFMVFNKPPAKIFLGDSGSQTLGFAVAVFPLIYEESLSFEYNKMLIMLLIASIPLTDVIAATWRRLRDHRSIFSADRSHIHHKMLNVGFSRGATILFLLSLQLLICFSVLISYKLTVRVATAELCLFLAIVELVFITFHYLNHSVNLRKTGHLQDHPMEEH; this is translated from the coding sequence TTGATATTTTATTTTTCATTGCTGACTTTTGTTTTGAGCCTTTTGCTGACTTGGTTTATAATAAAAATTTGCAAAAGATACGAAATTTATGATGAAATAGATCCTCGTAAGATTCATAGCGGAAACATTCCTCGTTTGGGAGGAGTCGCAGTCTTTGTGTCTTTTTTTGTTTGCGCAGGAATTTTCGTCTGCCTTTTTCAGAAGGGAGCATTTAATTTTGCCTGGCAAGCATTTTTAGGTCTGCTTTTGATATTTGCCTTTGGATTTATTGACGACCTTGTTGATTTGCATGCGCGGTTTAAGTTTTTAGTTCAAATTGCGGCGGCTCTCTTGGTTGCGCTGAGTCCTGTTGGAATCAACAAAATATTCTTTGTCAACTTAAACCCAGTTTTGGGGAAAATTTTTACTTTCTTTTGGATTTTGGTTTGCGTAAATGCTTTCAATTTAATTGACGGAATTGACTGGCTTTGCTCTGGAATTTCATTTCTTTCTATTATAACGCTTGGCGTTTTAAGCCTGATTTTTAGAACTGATTCATTTTCGCTTTATTTTATTCTTGCGGGCGCGATTGCAGGCTTTATGGTTTTCAACAAGCCTCCGGCAAAAATTTTCCTTGGAGATTCTGGAAGCCAGACTTTGGGATTTGCAGTTGCAGTTTTTCCGCTTATTTATGAAGAATCGCTAAGCTTTGAATACAATAAGATGCTCATAATGCTTCTTATTGCGTCTATTCCGCTGACTGATGTTATTGCCGCCACTTGGAGAAGGCTTCGCGACCATCGTTCTATTTTCAGCGCGGACAGATCTCATATTCACCACAAAATGCTGAACGTCGGATTTTCCCGCGGTGCGACAATTCTGTTCCTTTTGTCTCTTCAGCTTCTTATTTGCTTTTCAGTTTTGATTTCGTACAAGCTTACTGTAAGAGTTGCGACTGCCGAACTTTGCCTGTTTTTGGCGATAGTTGAGCTTGTTTTTATTACTTTCCATTATCTGAATCATTCTGTGAATCTTAGAAAGACAGGGCATCTTCAAGACCATCCAATGGAAGAGCATTAA
- a CDS encoding Mrp/NBP35 family ATP-binding protein, with protein MACGGSCSSCGDKCEKKPLKENLHSGSSVKKVIGIVSGKGGVGKSLVTSLLACKVNKDGFKTAILDADITGPSIPTSFGLGNVRAESVSEKNSDGSEGGYLKSVKSKSGIQLMSMNFLLQNETDPVVWRGPVISGAVRQFWTDVLWEDVDFMFVDCPPGTGDVPLTVFQSLPVDGIIIVSSPQQLVRVIVEKAVNMANMMNIPVLGLVENMSYVKCPDCGKEIKVFGESNITKIAEEFNLKVLARIPIEQNMSAAVDKGEIESLDAPFIEEAAKAVEAL; from the coding sequence ATGGCTTGTGGTGGAAGCTGCTCCAGCTGCGGAGACAAATGTGAAAAAAAGCCTTTAAAGGAAAATCTTCATTCAGGCTCTTCTGTAAAAAAAGTTATTGGAATTGTTTCCGGCAAAGGCGGAGTCGGAAAATCGCTTGTAACAAGCCTTTTAGCCTGCAAAGTAAATAAAGACGGATTCAAGACAGCAATTCTTGATGCAGACATTACAGGACCTTCCATTCCAACTTCATTCGGGCTTGGCAACGTCCGCGCGGAAAGTGTTTCAGAAAAAAACAGCGACGGAAGCGAAGGCGGATACTTAAAATCAGTCAAGTCAAAGTCAGGAATTCAGCTTATGTCAATGAATTTCCTTTTGCAAAACGAAACTGACCCGGTTGTTTGGCGTGGTCCTGTAATTTCCGGGGCAGTGCGCCAGTTTTGGACAGATGTTCTTTGGGAAGACGTTGACTTTATGTTTGTTGACTGTCCGCCGGGAACTGGAGACGTTCCGCTCACAGTTTTCCAGTCGCTTCCAGTAGACGGAATTATAATTGTCTCTTCACCGCAGCAGCTCGTGCGCGTAATCGTTGAAAAAGCCGTAAACATGGCAAACATGATGAATATTCCAGTTTTGGGGCTTGTAGAAAACATGAGCTACGTAAAATGCCCGGACTGCGGAAAAGAAATAAAAGTATTCGGTGAAAGCAACATCACAAAAATCGCGGAAGAATTCAATTTAAAAGTTCTTGCGCGCATTCCAATCGAACAGAATATGTCTGCTGCAGTTGACAAAGGCGAAATTGAATCTCTTGACGCGCCTTTCATTGAAGAAGCTGCAAAAGCTGTTGAGGCTTTATGA
- a CDS encoding C-GCAxxG-C-C family protein, giving the protein MISAEEAKKRAKENFLSGFNCAQSVLEVFCGELGIDRELALKSAQAFGGGTCRLREMCGAVNGMLLALSIKSGSSDPKDKEAKDSVYKDGQILCEKFREKNGSFICRELLGLSPLGQSQSYLRKNSVEGKADSPVSEKRTEEYYKKRPCPELCADAAELFAEYLNTK; this is encoded by the coding sequence ATGATTTCCGCGGAAGAAGCAAAAAAACGCGCAAAGGAAAATTTTCTAAGCGGCTTCAACTGCGCCCAGTCAGTTCTTGAAGTTTTCTGCGGAGAACTTGGAATTGACCGGGAGCTTGCATTAAAATCTGCCCAGGCATTTGGCGGCGGAACTTGCAGGCTGCGTGAAATGTGCGGCGCGGTAAACGGAATGCTGCTTGCATTAAGCATAAAAAGCGGTAGTTCAGATCCAAAGGACAAAGAGGCCAAAGATTCAGTTTACAAAGACGGACAAATTTTGTGCGAAAAGTTCAGGGAAAAGAACGGTTCGTTTATCTGCCGGGAACTTCTTGGACTTTCGCCGCTCGGACAATCTCAAAGCTACCTGCGAAAAAATTCCGTGGAAGGAAAAGCAGATTCTCCAGTTTCAGAAAAAAGAACAGAAGAATACTACAAAAAACGCCCTTGCCCGGAACTTTGCGCCGATGCCGCTGAACTTTTTGCGGAATACTTGAATACAAAATGA
- a CDS encoding tRNA-dihydrouridine synthase family protein, with the protein MNLICAPMATLSHEAFRISVEEFGGCDEYFTEMINASSLLNMGPFEKYYLLNGPCPKKIVWQLTGTSAESLAKAAETVCEKGGIGIDLNMGCSAPQIYKTGAGIAWMLKPLNETKEAVIQVKKSLSLIEEKMQKHFRLSVKCRLGDENFTEKSFFNFTDMLVENGVELITLHARTIKEKYRGLPRYEFAQKLSQRYAKKIKVYVNGCIKDTASAKFAIQKAPEADGIMIARAAAERPWIFTQIKKDLEGSAEKISIDRMQTALNFIDNVEKFQPKEFHKTRIQRFFSYYCAQFEFAHYFQTKMLNYKSNEESRNEIRDYFQKQPHERFIQV; encoded by the coding sequence ATGAACCTTATCTGCGCGCCAATGGCAACCTTGAGCCACGAAGCATTCAGAATTTCCGTGGAAGAATTCGGAGGCTGCGACGAATATTTTACAGAAATGATAAACGCATCTTCGCTTTTGAACATGGGACCGTTTGAAAAATATTACCTTCTGAACGGACCTTGCCCAAAAAAAATCGTGTGGCAGCTAACGGGAACTTCTGCAGAATCCTTGGCAAAGGCGGCAGAAACAGTATGCGAAAAAGGCGGAATCGGAATCGACTTGAACATGGGCTGCTCCGCTCCGCAAATCTACAAGACAGGAGCCGGAATCGCCTGGATGCTAAAGCCGCTAAATGAAACCAAAGAAGCGGTCATTCAAGTAAAAAAATCGCTGAGCTTGATAGAAGAAAAAATGCAAAAACACTTCAGGCTAAGCGTAAAATGCAGGCTTGGAGATGAAAACTTCACGGAAAAAAGTTTTTTCAACTTTACAGATATGCTTGTAGAAAACGGAGTTGAGCTTATAACGCTTCACGCGCGCACAATCAAGGAAAAATACCGCGGACTTCCAAGATACGAGTTCGCGCAAAAACTTTCACAGCGGTACGCAAAAAAAATCAAAGTCTACGTAAACGGCTGCATAAAGGACACCGCCAGCGCAAAATTTGCCATTCAAAAAGCCCCGGAAGCAGACGGAATTATGATTGCAAGAGCCGCCGCCGAACGTCCCTGGATTTTCACGCAAATAAAAAAAGACCTTGAAGGTTCAGCGGAAAAAATCAGCATTGACAGAATGCAGACTGCCTTGAATTTTATAGACAATGTTGAAAAATTCCAGCCAAAGGAATTCCACAAGACGCGGATTCAAAGATTTTTTTCATACTACTGCGCACAGTTCGAGTTCGCCCATTATTTTCAGACAAAAATGCTTAATTACAAGTCAAATGAAGAAAGCCGGAATGAAATTCGTGATTATTTTCAAAAACAGCCTCATGAACGCTTCATTCAAGTGTGA
- a CDS encoding cation diffusion facilitator family transporter: MNATSLKAHYIKVAGVAALVGNAVLAAVKFLFAYLSGSLAVAGDAVDSSTDVLIALVTLFVSRIIQQPGDKEHPWGHARAETTATMALAFIIFFAGAQIVLSAAKKLILHDFHSETSLVAVYAAVISIAGKSLLAFIQFHYGKIAESEIVKANAQNMKSDIMLSAAVLAGLLCSDFFKLPFLDPAIALLVGLWVIKNAASLFARMNLELMDGNADSSLYKKLFDAVATVSGVQNPHKARIRRMASSFDVDLDIEVDPSLSVYEAHELSEQVESAIRKEIPEIYDIVIHVEPKNSDLHQPKEEFGLNPQNL; this comes from the coding sequence ATGAACGCGACAAGCTTAAAAGCCCATTACATCAAAGTGGCAGGAGTTGCGGCCCTGGTTGGAAACGCAGTTCTTGCCGCTGTGAAGTTTTTGTTCGCATATCTTTCAGGTTCTCTTGCGGTTGCAGGCGATGCAGTTGACAGTTCAACCGATGTTCTGATTGCGCTTGTAACTTTGTTTGTAAGCCGCATAATTCAGCAGCCGGGCGACAAGGAGCATCCTTGGGGGCACGCAAGGGCAGAAACGACTGCAACGATGGCTTTGGCTTTTATAATTTTCTTTGCGGGCGCGCAGATTGTTCTTTCCGCGGCAAAAAAACTTATTCTGCATGATTTTCACTCTGAAACTTCACTTGTGGCGGTTTATGCGGCTGTTATTTCAATTGCAGGAAAATCTCTTCTTGCCTTTATTCAGTTTCACTACGGAAAAATTGCCGAAAGCGAAATTGTAAAGGCAAACGCCCAGAACATGAAAAGCGACATAATGCTTTCCGCCGCTGTTCTTGCAGGACTTTTATGCTCAGACTTTTTTAAGCTTCCTTTTCTTGACCCGGCAATTGCGCTGCTTGTGGGACTTTGGGTTATAAAAAATGCCGCTTCCCTTTTTGCAAGGATGAACCTTGAGCTTATGGACGGAAACGCTGACAGTTCCCTTTACAAAAAACTGTTCGATGCGGTTGCAACAGTTTCCGGTGTCCAAAATCCGCACAAGGCCAGAATCCGCAGAATGGCTTCCAGTTTTGACGTTGACTTGGACATTGAAGTTGACCCGTCGCTTTCCGTTTACGAGGCGCACGAGCTTAGCGAGCAGGTTGAAAGCGCAATACGCAAGGAAATTCCTGAAATTTACGACATTGTAATCCATGTTGAGCCAAAAAATTCCGATTTGCATCAGCCCAAGGAAGAATTCGGCTTGAATCCTCAAAATTTGTGA